A stretch of the Bacillus anthracis str. Vollum genome encodes the following:
- a CDS encoding ABC transporter permease: MTFWQFAFKNVSRNARAYFAYFVSSAFSIAIFFSFAVYLFHPKLHMTDVNYALNILMTISEVVIVFFSFFFLLYSIGTFLKVRKKQFGILTVLGISQKQLKRLIFIENMLIGVLSIFFGIQLGLVFSQFFLLVTAKITHVPGLYLYWPTSAIILTIIIFLGLFILVSSFTPMLIRTRKAVRLLKEGTKQKERKASVLISLFGAICLISGYALAANPLYFLSLGDIIGLLYAISSIFVIPSLIAAGTYFFFSQISFLLIRILKARRTFYMKRINMLWISDLASRIRTNINMLFIVAMLSTLAFTMITFLYGFGKFTKFDAIRENPFPFTYLSHTENTLADEHLNWLEQKLNEEHFTYTKFKTDIYEVSSAENNTQLYYAIKQSDYNVLAKALNWETLTVNKNESYILMKDLDDQVIGTLHNKEQKNTLTLTQNNLQLQVKEYKSYSPFPNSLIYQLLILSDENVEALSTVSKQMSVYNFKVTDWEKAHNIGSSFITKIHNDNAAIQAEHPPFHASEASDSLYKTKLNVASFFLIGTFLGVIFFIGAGSVLYFRMYTDLTNEQEKYITITKIGLTETEMKRSATIQLAILFFVPYIMASIHTMFATKMLQEVLHLSFFAEITVVLMIFGTVEILFFLLIRSFYMQKLSQHIKF; the protein is encoded by the coding sequence ATGACATTTTGGCAGTTTGCATTTAAAAACGTCTCGCGGAACGCCAGAGCTTATTTCGCCTATTTTGTAAGCAGCGCGTTTTCTATTGCAATTTTTTTCTCATTTGCAGTTTACTTATTTCATCCTAAATTGCATATGACCGACGTAAATTATGCTCTGAACATATTAATGACAATTTCAGAAGTTGTCATCGTATTCTTTTCATTTTTCTTTTTACTATATTCAATCGGTACTTTCCTAAAAGTGCGAAAAAAGCAATTTGGGATTTTAACAGTACTTGGCATCTCTCAAAAACAATTAAAACGACTCATATTTATAGAAAACATGTTAATTGGTGTTCTTTCTATATTTTTTGGCATTCAACTTGGACTTGTCTTTTCACAGTTCTTTTTATTAGTTACCGCCAAAATTACACATGTACCTGGTTTATATTTATATTGGCCTACAAGCGCCATTATTTTAACTATCATCATCTTTCTCGGACTCTTTATTCTCGTATCATCTTTTACACCGATGCTCATTCGTACGAGAAAAGCTGTACGTCTTTTAAAAGAAGGAACAAAACAAAAAGAAAGAAAAGCATCTGTGCTCATCTCTCTATTTGGTGCGATATGTTTAATATCAGGATATGCGTTAGCCGCAAATCCATTATACTTTCTATCGCTAGGTGACATCATTGGGCTTTTATATGCCATCTCTAGTATATTTGTCATCCCATCGCTTATTGCAGCTGGAACATATTTTTTCTTCTCACAAATTAGCTTTTTACTCATTCGTATATTAAAAGCGCGAAGAACGTTTTATATGAAACGCATTAATATGCTTTGGATTTCTGATTTAGCATCACGCATTCGAACGAATATTAATATGCTTTTTATTGTAGCGATGCTATCAACACTCGCTTTTACAATGATTACATTCTTATACGGTTTTGGGAAATTTACAAAGTTTGATGCGATAAGGGAAAACCCTTTTCCTTTTACATATTTATCACATACTGAAAATACGTTAGCGGATGAACATTTAAACTGGTTAGAGCAGAAGTTGAATGAAGAACACTTTACTTATACAAAATTTAAAACGGATATATATGAAGTATCTTCAGCTGAAAATAATACGCAACTCTATTACGCAATTAAACAAAGTGACTATAATGTACTTGCTAAGGCTTTAAATTGGGAAACACTCACGGTAAATAAAAATGAATCTTATATTCTTATGAAAGACTTAGATGACCAAGTTATTGGAACACTTCACAATAAAGAACAGAAAAATACTCTTACACTTACTCAAAACAATTTACAACTACAAGTGAAAGAATATAAAAGTTATAGCCCATTCCCAAACAGCTTAATATATCAATTACTCATACTATCTGATGAAAATGTAGAAGCCTTATCGACCGTTTCCAAGCAAATGAGTGTATATAACTTCAAAGTTACAGATTGGGAAAAAGCACATAATATCGGTTCATCGTTTATAACAAAAATCCATAACGACAATGCAGCAATTCAAGCAGAGCACCCTCCTTTCCATGCAAGTGAAGCGAGCGATTCTCTATATAAAACAAAACTAAATGTCGCTTCATTTTTCTTAATTGGTACTTTCTTAGGTGTTATTTTCTTTATCGGAGCTGGCAGTGTTCTTTACTTCCGGATGTATACAGATTTAACAAACGAGCAAGAAAAATATATAACGATTACGAAAATTGGCTTAACGGAAACTGAAATGAAACGTTCAGCGACAATTCAGCTTGCGATTCTTTTCTTCGTGCCTTACATTATGGCATCCATCCATACGATGTTCGCGACAAAGATGTTACAAGAAGTTTTACATCTCTCGTTCTTCGCTGAGATTACAGTCGTTCTTATGATTTTTGGAACAGTTGAAATTTTATTTTTCCTTTTAATTCGTTCCTTTTATATGCAAAAATTATCACAACACATTAAGTTTTAA
- a CDS encoding ABC transporter ATP-binding protein, with protein MEEVLHIKNVSKVYEGKVPHTALKNINLHVDKGEFVAIMGPSGSGKSTFLNVISTIDSPTSGEVVINGKKPHTFRREKLAVFRRQELGFVFQNFNLLDTLTIGENIVLPLTLDNVPLKEMDKKLDSISTKLGIDHILNKRIFEVSGGQAQRTAVARAVIHHPSLLLADEPTGNLDSKAAIDVMELFTKLNKEEDATILMVTHDPFAASYCNRVIFIKDGELYNELHRGLYREKFYQEILDVLALLGGRRG; from the coding sequence ATGGAAGAAGTATTACACATAAAAAACGTCTCGAAAGTGTATGAAGGAAAAGTCCCTCATACTGCTTTAAAAAATATAAATTTACATGTAGATAAAGGAGAATTCGTTGCCATTATGGGTCCATCTGGCAGTGGAAAATCTACATTTTTAAACGTTATCTCTACAATTGATTCGCCCACTTCTGGGGAAGTCGTTATTAACGGCAAAAAGCCACACACATTTCGTAGAGAAAAATTAGCTGTTTTCCGTCGTCAAGAGTTAGGGTTTGTTTTCCAAAACTTTAACTTACTCGATACATTAACGATCGGAGAAAATATCGTATTACCTTTAACATTAGACAATGTTCCTTTAAAAGAGATGGACAAAAAGCTCGATAGCATCTCAACAAAACTAGGAATCGATCATATTTTAAACAAACGTATTTTTGAAGTTTCAGGAGGACAAGCACAGCGTACTGCAGTAGCACGCGCCGTTATTCATCATCCGTCCCTTCTCCTTGCTGATGAACCGACAGGAAACCTAGACTCGAAAGCAGCTATTGATGTAATGGAGTTATTTACGAAATTAAATAAAGAAGAAGATGCAACGATTTTAATGGTTACCCACGATCCGTTTGCAGCAAGTTATTGTAATCGCGTTATTTTTATTAAAGATGGGGAGCTTTACAACGAACTGCACCGAGGATTGTATCGTGAGAAGTTTTATCAAGAAATATTAGATGTTTTAGCATTACTAGGAGGAAGACGTGGATGA
- a CDS encoding YjcZ family sporulation protein: MSEKCEHRHDDCNRRHGCGGGFALLIVLFILLIIIGASCFGGGGGCGYGGYGGYAGGYGGYCC, translated from the coding sequence ATGAGCGAAAAGTGTGAACACAGACATGATGATTGTAACCGCAGACATGGGTGCGGCGGCGGTTTTGCGCTTCTAATCGTATTGTTTATTTTATTAATCATCATCGGTGCTAGCTGCTTCGGCGGAGGCGGCGGTTGTGGTTATGGTGGTTACGGCGGTTATGCTGGCGGCTACGGTGGATATTGCTGCTAA
- the gntP gene encoding gluconate permease GntP produces MDIYLLIVTLLAIAIVILGVSWWKWHAFISLTVASLFLAIMSGLNLTKIVTAYESGVGSVLGHLVGILALGTILGKMMSDSGAGMQVADFFIRFFGVKKLPWAMLFAGFVIGIPVFFEVGIVILLPLVISIRKTTKQNILLIALPVIAGLSIVHGLVPPHPGAMTAIGIYNANLGKVLLYSLLIALPTAIIAGPIFAKWVHKRVIPENEPELIRVTTVSTDLPSRKVSFFIILLPVVLMILSVVAPYISLPKKMTEFFVFIGSPVIALLISCFAAFYLLGMRQGINKKMIKKLTDESLLPVGSIILIIGAGGGFKQILIESGVGTAIAQMAEHISLSPIVLAFMVAGLIRIATGSATVALTTAAGIVSPVIQHMSGVNLELLVIATGAGSLMFSHVNDAGFWLVKEYLGLTVKETFKTWTVLETLLSFIAFGFALVLNMFL; encoded by the coding sequence ATGGATATATACTTATTAATCGTCACATTACTTGCAATTGCAATTGTCATTTTAGGTGTATCATGGTGGAAATGGCATGCATTTATTAGTTTAACAGTTGCTAGTTTATTTTTAGCTATTATGTCTGGACTGAATTTAACGAAGATAGTGACTGCCTATGAATCTGGCGTTGGTAGTGTACTAGGGCATTTAGTTGGTATTTTAGCTCTCGGAACAATTTTAGGAAAAATGATGTCTGATTCAGGAGCCGGCATGCAAGTGGCAGACTTCTTTATTCGATTTTTCGGTGTGAAGAAATTACCTTGGGCTATGTTATTTGCAGGATTTGTTATAGGAATTCCAGTGTTTTTTGAAGTGGGGATCGTCATTTTATTACCACTCGTTATTTCCATTCGAAAAACGACGAAGCAAAATATATTATTAATTGCGTTACCTGTCATTGCTGGATTATCTATTGTTCATGGGCTCGTGCCACCACATCCAGGTGCGATGACAGCAATCGGTATTTATAACGCGAATTTAGGAAAGGTACTTTTATATTCATTACTTATCGCGTTACCAACAGCCATTATCGCAGGACCGATATTTGCAAAGTGGGTACATAAAAGGGTTATACCTGAAAATGAACCAGAGCTTATTCGAGTTACGACTGTATCAACTGATTTACCGAGTCGTAAAGTTTCATTCTTTATTATTTTATTACCAGTTGTATTGATGATTTTATCAGTTGTTGCACCATATATTTCATTACCGAAAAAGATGACTGAATTTTTTGTATTTATCGGAAGTCCAGTAATCGCTTTATTAATTTCATGTTTTGCAGCATTCTATTTACTTGGCATGAGACAAGGTATTAATAAAAAGATGATTAAAAAATTAACGGATGAAAGTTTATTACCGGTCGGTTCCATTATTTTAATAATTGGTGCAGGCGGTGGATTTAAACAAATATTAATTGAAAGCGGTGTTGGAACGGCGATTGCGCAAATGGCAGAACATATATCGTTATCACCAATCGTATTAGCTTTCATGGTAGCTGGATTAATTCGAATTGCAACAGGTTCAGCAACAGTAGCATTAACGACAGCAGCAGGAATTGTTTCACCAGTTATTCAGCACATGTCTGGTGTGAATTTAGAATTGCTCGTTATAGCAACCGGTGCAGGCTCATTAATGTTTTCTCACGTAAATGATGCAGGTTTCTGGCTTGTAAAAGAATATTTAGGTTTGACAGTAAAAGAAACGTTTAAAACGTGGACAGTGCTAGAGACATTGTTATCATTTATTGCATTCGGTTTTGCCCTTGTATTGAATATGTTTCTTTAA
- a CDS encoding GntR family transcriptional regulator, which produces MGVTVNVTRKKGPLYLQIKNIIRDRILHGVYAIHTNIPSEPQLEEEFKVSKITVRNAIKELAQEGYLEKKSGKGTKVIRNTSATKLSKGKKFTEVLVEEGYKVQKKLLKAEIVQNEEGTVPFRLFGKESFRIERLYTLNDAPYIHYTHYFSAKMASTDLSDFDLQSLYDLVEDRGIHLENFRDEFAVGLAPSFVAEALGEKEGTALLKRMRYSYDEVGEVIEYSEGYYNTEMQHYVVNYDV; this is translated from the coding sequence GTGGGTGTAACGGTGAACGTAACGAGGAAAAAAGGACCATTATATTTACAAATAAAAAACATTATTCGTGATCGAATATTGCATGGTGTATATGCAATTCATACGAATATTCCTTCCGAACCGCAGTTAGAAGAAGAGTTCAAAGTGAGTAAAATTACAGTACGAAATGCGATTAAAGAACTCGCTCAAGAAGGATATTTAGAAAAGAAAAGCGGTAAAGGAACGAAAGTCATCCGCAATACTTCTGCGACAAAACTGTCAAAGGGAAAGAAATTTACTGAAGTGTTAGTGGAAGAAGGCTATAAAGTACAGAAGAAATTGTTAAAAGCAGAAATCGTTCAGAATGAAGAAGGAACAGTGCCATTTCGATTATTCGGTAAAGAGAGTTTTCGTATTGAACGTTTATATACGTTAAATGATGCACCGTATATTCATTATACGCACTATTTTTCAGCGAAAATGGCAAGTACAGATTTATCGGACTTTGACTTGCAATCGCTTTACGATTTAGTCGAGGACCGAGGCATTCATTTAGAAAACTTCAGAGATGAATTTGCTGTTGGACTTGCGCCTAGTTTCGTTGCAGAAGCGTTAGGTGAAAAAGAGGGGACAGCGCTATTAAAACGTATGCGTTATTCTTACGATGAAGTTGGCGAAGTAATTGAATACAGCGAAGGCTACTACAATACAGAAATGCAGCATTATGTAGTGAATTATGACGTATAA
- a CDS encoding sugar kinase produces the protein MRKKIAAFGEVMMRLQVPGYELLSQANTLKYSFSGTGVNVAAALSHLGHEGFLISTLPENSVGDAALSYIQKLGVQTSLVSRGGKYVGMYFLENGFGARASRVTYSNRLESSFNTACEEMYQFEEIAKEIDIVHFCGITLAMNDTVRHHMKSLAKAVKENGGTVVFDCNYRPSLWGEDGYEQAKPHYEEMLDLADIVMMNEKDAMFVLGMKTEETEREEQLVDLIPQVAETYHIATIAGTHRSINSDNTHSLRGFICKDGAFTFAKTLTFSVYDRIGAGDAYTSGIIHGEIEEFAPEKAVSFASAAGMLAHTIVGDTPMSSEKDILRAMTASVGDVER, from the coding sequence ATGCGTAAAAAAATCGCAGCATTCGGCGAAGTAATGATGCGCCTGCAAGTACCAGGATATGAATTGTTGTCGCAAGCTAACACATTAAAATACTCATTTTCTGGTACAGGTGTGAACGTGGCAGCAGCACTTTCTCATCTCGGGCATGAAGGGTTTCTTATTTCTACTTTACCAGAAAATTCGGTTGGAGATGCTGCATTATCTTACATTCAAAAATTAGGCGTGCAAACCTCGCTTGTTTCAAGAGGCGGTAAATATGTCGGCATGTACTTTTTAGAAAATGGATTTGGCGCACGTGCAAGCCGCGTTACATATTCGAATCGATTAGAAAGTAGCTTTAATACGGCATGTGAAGAAATGTATCAATTTGAAGAAATCGCAAAGGAAATTGATATCGTTCATTTTTGTGGGATTACACTTGCGATGAATGACACGGTGCGCCATCATATGAAATCTTTAGCGAAAGCTGTTAAAGAAAACGGAGGTACTGTCGTTTTTGATTGTAACTATCGTCCATCTCTTTGGGGAGAAGACGGATATGAACAGGCGAAACCGCATTATGAAGAAATGCTGGATCTTGCTGATATCGTTATGATGAACGAAAAAGATGCGATGTTCGTTCTTGGGATGAAAACAGAAGAGACAGAGCGAGAGGAGCAACTTGTGGACCTTATTCCACAAGTTGCTGAAACGTATCATATCGCTACAATTGCTGGTACACATCGCTCTATTAATAGCGATAATACACACTCGCTTCGCGGATTTATATGTAAAGATGGTGCGTTCACTTTTGCAAAAACACTTACGTTTTCTGTATATGATAGAATAGGTGCTGGAGATGCTTATACGAGCGGGATTATTCATGGCGAGATAGAAGAGTTTGCACCAGAGAAAGCTGTTTCATTTGCGTCAGCAGCTGGAATGCTTGCACATACAATCGTCGGTGATACGCCAATGTCATCAGAGAAGGATATACTTCGGGCAATGACGGCATCAGTAGGTGATGTAGAAAGGTAG
- the dagF gene encoding 2-dehydro-3-deoxy-phosphogluconate aldolase has product MTNIQKRFYKGRVALNVLANNIENAKDIFEAAEGYVVVGVLSKDYPTVEEAVTAMKAYGKEIDDAVSIGLGAGDNRQAAVVAEIAKHYSGSHINQVFPSVGATRANLGGKDSWINSLVSPTGKVGYVNISTGPISAAGEEKAIVPIKTAIALVRDMGGNSLKYFPMKGLAHEEEYRAVAKACAEEGFALEPTGGIDKENFETILRIALEANVEQVIPHVYSSIIDKETGNTKTEDVRELLAVVKKLVDQYA; this is encoded by the coding sequence ATGACAAACATTCAAAAACGTTTTTATAAAGGCCGCGTAGCATTAAATGTATTAGCGAACAATATCGAAAATGCAAAAGATATTTTTGAAGCAGCAGAAGGTTATGTAGTAGTAGGCGTATTATCAAAAGATTATCCAACAGTAGAAGAAGCAGTTACAGCGATGAAAGCATACGGAAAAGAAATTGATGACGCTGTATCGATCGGACTAGGAGCAGGAGATAATCGCCAAGCAGCAGTTGTAGCTGAAATTGCGAAACATTATTCTGGTAGCCATATTAACCAAGTGTTCCCTTCAGTTGGAGCGACACGTGCAAATCTTGGCGGAAAAGATAGCTGGATTAATAGTTTAGTATCACCAACAGGAAAAGTAGGGTACGTAAATATTTCTACTGGTCCAATTAGTGCAGCTGGGGAAGAAAAAGCAATCGTTCCAATTAAAACAGCGATCGCACTTGTACGTGATATGGGCGGAAATTCATTGAAGTACTTCCCAATGAAAGGGCTAGCTCACGAAGAAGAATATCGCGCAGTTGCGAAAGCTTGTGCGGAAGAAGGATTCGCATTGGAGCCAACAGGCGGAATTGATAAAGAAAACTTTGAAACAATTTTACGTATCGCGCTTGAAGCAAATGTAGAGCAAGTGATTCCGCACGTGTACTCTTCTATTATTGATAAAGAAACTGGCAATACGAAAACAGAAGATGTTCGTGAATTATTAGCAGTCGTGAAGAAGTTAGTTGATCAATATGCGTAA
- a CDS encoding DgaE family pyridoxal phosphate-dependent ammonia lyase produces MGHSLNAKYGLKRVINASGRMSILGVSAPTDTVMDAMKHGGQNYVEIADLVDKAGDHIARILDSEAAVVVNSASSGIALSIAAIVTEGNRRKSERLHQEVIAKNEVIMLKGHNVQYGAPVETMIYLGGGKLVEVGYANEGKAEHIEDAIGENTAAILYVKSHHAVQKNMISVEEAWEVAQRNNVPLIVDAAAEEDIQKYVKYADLAIYSGSKAIEGPTSGIVGGKRKYIEWLKVQLHCIGRSMKVGKETTFGLLQALDEYGVKEDKSEQEKELLQVLMPLKELNGVNVTIVQDEAGRAIFRARIHINENELNKSAKDVVTALREGEIAIYTRDYGVRQGFFDIDPRPLQGDDIHVIEEKLREIVGGN; encoded by the coding sequence ATGGGTCATTCATTGAATGCTAAGTACGGATTAAAAAGAGTGATTAATGCGAGTGGTAGAATGAGTATTTTAGGTGTATCCGCTCCGACAGATACAGTTATGGATGCAATGAAACATGGGGGACAAAATTATGTGGAAATTGCTGATTTAGTAGATAAAGCAGGAGACCATATTGCGAGAATTCTAGATTCAGAGGCAGCGGTTGTTGTGAATTCAGCATCGAGCGGAATTGCGCTTTCTATCGCAGCAATTGTGACAGAAGGAAATCGCCGTAAAAGTGAAAGACTCCATCAAGAGGTCATCGCGAAAAATGAAGTAATTATGTTAAAAGGTCATAATGTTCAATACGGTGCTCCTGTTGAAACGATGATTTACTTAGGCGGAGGAAAACTTGTAGAAGTTGGCTACGCAAATGAAGGGAAAGCAGAACATATTGAAGATGCGATTGGTGAAAATACAGCAGCGATTCTTTATGTGAAATCCCATCATGCCGTGCAAAAAAATATGATTTCTGTTGAAGAAGCATGGGAAGTAGCGCAGCGAAATAACGTACCGCTTATCGTAGATGCGGCAGCTGAAGAAGACATTCAAAAATATGTGAAGTATGCAGACCTTGCCATTTATAGTGGTTCAAAGGCGATTGAAGGACCTACTTCTGGCATTGTTGGCGGGAAACGAAAATATATTGAGTGGCTGAAAGTGCAATTACATTGCATCGGAAGAAGTATGAAGGTTGGGAAAGAAACAACATTTGGCTTACTTCAAGCGCTTGATGAGTACGGAGTAAAAGAAGATAAGAGTGAGCAAGAAAAAGAGTTGTTACAAGTACTTATGCCGCTAAAAGAATTAAACGGTGTAAATGTAACGATCGTTCAAGATGAAGCGGGAAGAGCAATCTTTAGAGCACGTATTCATATTAACGAGAATGAATTAAATAAATCGGCAAAAGACGTTGTGACTGCATTACGCGAAGGGGAAATCGCAATTTACACACGTGATTACGGAGTAAGACAAGGATTCTTTGATATTGATCCACGTCCACTTCAAGGTGATGACATACATGTGATTGAAGAAAAATTGAGAGAAATTGTAGGGGGAAACTAA
- a CDS encoding amidohydrolase/deacetylase family metallohydrolase yields MTERFVLRNVKRVNGEEIDIVIENNKIAQVTKAGAGEGGKVLDYSGTYVSSGWIDLHVHAFPEFDPYGDEVDEIGVKQGVTTIVDAGSCGADRIADLVKSREQAKTNLFAFLNISRIGLKRIDELSNMEWIDKEKVIQAVEKYKDVIVGLKARMSKSVVCDSGIEPLHIARDLSRETSLPIMVHIGSAPPRIEEVVPLLEKDDVITHYLNGKENNLFDEEGKPLPVLLDAVNRGVHLDVGHGNASFSFKVAEAAKRHDIAFHTISTDIYRKNRVHGPVYSMAHVLSKFLYLGYPLEEVIDAVTKHAAEWLKKPELGRIQEGDIANLTLFTVKDEKVKLIDSEGDQRIAERRIDTKGVVVNGSFIEC; encoded by the coding sequence ATGACAGAACGATTCGTACTACGTAATGTGAAACGTGTGAACGGGGAAGAGATTGACATTGTAATTGAAAATAATAAAATCGCACAGGTGACGAAAGCTGGTGCTGGCGAGGGTGGAAAGGTTCTTGATTACTCAGGTACTTACGTATCGAGTGGTTGGATTGATTTGCACGTTCATGCTTTTCCAGAGTTTGATCCGTATGGCGATGAGGTGGACGAAATTGGCGTTAAGCAAGGGGTAACGACAATTGTTGATGCAGGTAGCTGCGGTGCTGATCGCATTGCAGATTTAGTAAAAAGTAGAGAACAGGCAAAGACGAATTTATTTGCTTTTTTAAATATTTCTCGCATCGGTTTGAAACGAATTGATGAATTATCCAATATGGAATGGATCGATAAAGAGAAAGTAATACAAGCAGTAGAAAAGTATAAAGATGTAATCGTTGGGTTAAAGGCGAGAATGAGTAAAAGTGTCGTTTGTGATAGTGGAATTGAACCGCTTCATATAGCGCGTGATTTATCCCGTGAAACATCATTACCGATTATGGTACATATCGGTTCAGCGCCCCCTCGCATTGAGGAAGTTGTACCTCTTTTAGAAAAAGATGATGTTATTACACATTACTTAAACGGGAAAGAAAATAATTTATTTGATGAAGAAGGCAAACCGCTACCTGTGTTACTAGATGCAGTGAATCGCGGTGTGCATTTAGATGTTGGGCATGGTAATGCTAGTTTTTCTTTTAAAGTAGCAGAGGCAGCAAAGCGTCACGATATTGCCTTTCATACAATTAGTACAGATATTTACCGGAAGAATCGCGTGCACGGTCCAGTGTATAGTATGGCTCACGTTCTTTCGAAATTCCTTTACTTAGGTTATCCGCTAGAAGAAGTGATTGATGCGGTTACGAAACATGCGGCAGAATGGCTTAAGAAACCTGAGCTTGGCCGCATTCAAGAAGGAGATATTGCAAACTTAACTTTATTTACGGTGAAAGATGAGAAGGTTAAGTTAATAGATTCAGAAGGGGATCAGCGCATTGCTGAAAGAAGAATTGATACGAAAGGGGTTGTAGTCAATGGGTCATTCATTGAATGCTAA
- a CDS encoding DUF3986 family protein — MKKYNFDDLIHMHLFYYRDIEEVFTYEAIAYKVCNENLWVVYFDISYYDDLSNHQFSKYPFYDKYGYEILHVRTKDLDECEGNKLFTDWLINNSIV; from the coding sequence ATGAAAAAATATAACTTTGACGATTTGATTCATATGCATTTATTTTATTACAGGGATATTGAAGAGGTTTTTACATATGAGGCTATAGCTTATAAAGTATGTAATGAAAATTTATGGGTAGTGTATTTTGATATTTCTTACTATGATGATTTATCAAATCATCAATTTTCTAAGTATCCATTCTATGATAAGTATGGATATGAAATTCTCCATGTTCGTACAAAAGATCTAGATGAGTGTGAAGGAAATAAATTATTTACTGATTGGTTAATTAATAATTCAATTGTTTAG
- a CDS encoding HAMP domain-containing sensor histidine kinase produces the protein MDNMMKSFRFKMIALFALSMVLAATVTYIIYKGLQLYYKTMVRYEEPLAQFRSIVREFGDINFFLIFFIPLSIIFFFFLTKPYLKYFSEISNGIHHLANGNFTNRVQVSSNDEFGDIAREINVASEKLKEAVERGDFAESSKDQLVVNLAHDLRTPLTSVLGYLDLILKDENLTKEQIKHFSTIAYTKSQRLESLIDELFEITRMNYGMLQLNKKPIDISELLIQLDEELYPLLEKHHLEARLNVDPHLPINGDGKLLARVFENLLTNAVRYGYDGQFVDLNGYIDNEEVVVQVMNYGDSIPEEDLPYLFDMFYTGDKSRTENRGGTGLGLFIAKNIVEQHNGTISAESNVVRTIFEVRLPKDKKLTI, from the coding sequence ATGGATAACATGATGAAAAGCTTTCGATTTAAAATGATTGCCTTATTTGCGTTAAGTATGGTGCTCGCTGCAACTGTAACTTATATAATTTATAAAGGATTGCAGTTGTATTATAAAACGATGGTTCGCTATGAAGAGCCTTTGGCACAATTTAGGTCAATCGTAAGGGAATTTGGAGACATTAACTTCTTTTTAATTTTCTTTATCCCGTTATCTATTATCTTTTTCTTCTTTTTGACAAAACCGTATTTAAAGTATTTTAGTGAGATTTCTAACGGGATTCATCATCTTGCGAACGGTAACTTTACGAATAGAGTTCAAGTTTCATCAAATGATGAGTTTGGAGACATCGCGCGTGAAATAAATGTTGCGAGTGAAAAGTTAAAAGAAGCTGTGGAAAGAGGGGACTTTGCTGAAAGTAGTAAAGACCAGCTTGTTGTGAATTTAGCCCATGATTTAAGGACACCATTAACATCCGTGTTAGGGTATTTAGATTTAATTCTTAAAGATGAGAATTTAACAAAAGAACAAATTAAACATTTTTCCACGATTGCATATACGAAATCGCAAAGGCTTGAAAGCTTAATTGATGAATTATTTGAAATTACACGTATGAATTATGGTATGTTACAACTAAATAAAAAGCCGATTGATATAAGTGAGCTGCTTATACAGCTAGATGAGGAATTGTATCCGTTATTAGAAAAACATCATTTAGAAGCTAGATTGAATGTTGATCCGCATTTGCCGATTAACGGTGATGGAAAATTGTTAGCTAGAGTATTTGAAAACTTGTTAACAAATGCCGTTCGCTACGGATATGATGGGCAATTTGTTGATCTGAATGGGTATATCGATAATGAAGAAGTTGTCGTACAAGTTATGAATTACGGAGATAGCATTCCAGAAGAAGATTTACCGTATCTTTTTGATATGTTTTATACAGGTGATAAATCGAGAACTGAGAACCGTGGCGGGACAGGCCTTGGACTATTTATTGCGAAAAATATTGTCGAGCAACATAACGGTACGATTTCTGCTGAAAGTAATGTAGTTAGAACGATATTTGAAGTACGATTGCCAAAAGACAAGAAGTTGACAATTTAA